Part of the Nitrospirae bacterium CG2_30_53_67 genome, GGGATGACCGGGAATTTTGACGGCTTCGTAAAAAGTCCGTCTGCGGCGTTGCGCTTCATTCTTCGTCATTGCAGCGTACTTCTAAGTACGCCTCATTCCTCAGAATTCGCGCGCCTTGCATCCGGAGCTTTTTACTGTGCCGTCCCACTTGTGGACTTTTTACGAGTCCATCAATTGTGGATATTTCCTTGTTTCCCCCAGGGATGGTATGGAACTTTTTCTATCATGAATCGATACTTTTAATCCAGCGGGAACTCCCCGCCTTTACAGGCGGGGAGTTCCCGCTGGATTAAACCCGTTTTCCTCTAAATTCAAACGATTTGAATCGGCTGTAATACCTTGTATTATAGAATATTTATATCATTTTATGCCCTGGAAGTAAAGTCAATAATTTCTTAATCATTTATTGACAGTTAATTTCGAGTTCTTCCCTGGAATGGAAGGCTCTCGTGCATATTTTTTTTGTCATTTTATCCGGGGAGTGATATATAGGGAGAAACAGACAGGGGTCTATCTCAAAGAGTGAGTGAAAACATCATATGGGAGAAGAACCAAAGCATGAAGTACCTTATCCTCGGTACCGCCGGGCATGTGGATCATGGAAAGACGGCTCTGGTCAAGGCATTGACCGGTGTGGACACCGACCGTCTTGAAGAAGAGAAAAAGAGGGGGATCACGATCGTGCTCGGTTTTGCCGAGTTGGAGCTTCCGGGTGGGGTTCAAGTCGGGATCGTTGACGTGCCGGGCCACGAACGGTTTGTCAACCAGATGCTTGCCGGCGTCGGGGGGGTCGATCTTGTCATGCTGATCATTGCAGCGGATGAAGGGATCATGCCTCAGACACGGGAACACTTTGACATCTGCCGCCTCCTCAACATCCGGAGGGGGCTGACCGTGATTACCAAAACCGATCTGGTAGACGGGGACTGGCTGCAGCTGGTCACCCAGGATGTGGAGGCGCTGACTCAAGATACCTTTTTGCAAGGCGGGGGGATCTATCCCGTCTCCTCAAAGACCGGGCAGGGGATACCCGAACTCATAGAGGGGCTCAGCCGGATTTGTGAGGGTGTGGAACCGAGGGGGAGCGCCG contains:
- a CDS encoding selenocysteine-specific translation elongation factor; amino-acid sequence: MSENIIWEKNQSMKYLILGTAGHVDHGKTALVKALTGVDTDRLEEEKKRGITIVLGFAELELPGGVQVGIVDVPGHERFVNQMLAGVGGVDLVMLIIAADEGIMPQTREHFDICRLLNIRRGLTVITKTDLVDGDWLQLVTQDVEALTQDTFLQGGGIYPVSSKTGQGIPELIEGLSRICEGVEPRGSAGVFRLPVDRVFTMKGFGTVVTGTLVSGSVRNGETVEILPRGLTAKVRGIEVHDRPVNQALAGQRTALNLQGIEKDRIERGDTVTAPGLLSPTFMVD